The Rhopalosiphum maidis isolate BTI-1 chromosome 2, ASM367621v3, whole genome shotgun sequence genome segment ttattacatcactACTTCTGCCGTACCCGCATAGCCACATGACCCGTGTAATATTCTGCGAAAACTTCCCAGCAAAATGTTGACAACGTAAACTCGTTGTCAAAATGTATGGCAGGTTtttgttggaaaaaaaatctatttgtaaaaacttttttaatattcgttgTGTAGTtggttatttaatttcattcgaGTATTCTCGAATTTCCAATGATTATTCCCTTTTACAAGCCCTGCGAGAAAAGTTCGgttgatttttctttttgattGGTAATCGTTTGAATGTGCTACCATTTCACGACGGTTTATTAATGtcaccatataataatattgtaaacgacgaaaacatacataatataaataaagtatgacaatattaataaagcatTGCTATGTATGTGCGTACAGACTACAGAGTAAACCTTGACCGTTAGCAATTTATTTCAGagaaaaaacatacaataactctctaaaaaaaaaaaactcttgtaagttattaatatcataaattgagTAATGCCTTatgcttatattatacgacatcgatatatatatatatatatattataaatacatatattcacATACTTATTGCATTTTGTAACTAACCACCCGTATTTTcggataaaactatttataagtgCCTATTACTGGATAtacatatgaaataatataatatatcattgatcATTGTAGTTTGGcacttttaagaaatatttttgtgatttcaCCACattgattgatatttttaggtatttatttatggtaaaataattgattatttataaatactgtttatgtgggtaattaaattaataatcaatagtatTAAACACTTTAAAACTCGTACcaattcgttaaaaaaatgttttattgtattcattagtgtatataagtatagcataaaataatggagtatataaaaataagttgatttttttaaagaaaaagcttattataatatataatatagcttttCCTGGTTtttctaaacaaaaaatagaacACTATCGTAAacttaaattgtaatgttaCATTTGTTAGTTAATATgggtattacataataacataatatagtagataaaaataagaaatgtaattgtgattaattaaatttttatgtaaaggtacataatatacaatgggTGTATAAAAAgacataatatactttgttTTCGATtcgatgattaattttaataatcaacgGTTTAACGtcaaatgttatgttatataactataatatatgttcttATCTACAAACCATTTATATGGTAAaatttgctaaaaaaaattgtctacttaataaataatatttaaggacaTTCTTATATCATCtctgttaaaattatcattcaaaTGTCTAAacctattttgttatatttttaatataatgtttgttactgttaataattttaaatagtattcagCATTCGTGTATTTTTCGTTATGATGAagcataaaaagtattaattttatttttcttgttttgttttgttctggtaatgtataaaatgttcacaACTTATTGAATGTTTAAGAAGATATTGAAAGTATAGATTAAtccatttcttttaaaaagtttagaaCTAGTAGTAAGTTAAATAGACTTtcaaaattttgttataagtaactataatatttatattgattataaataataaataattatttttattaaacactagatttatgtatttattttaacaatgaatatttttgctttttgcatacgattaaaatataagattatcGCTGCTAatctctaatattatataactactataacaatatttatcattccataattcaaaatctatttatatttttgaaaatgtttttcttacataatttcaagttgagataaaacaacattatatatatatttcttaatattgcttatcgttttaattttttaagattttactatttttaattttatattctgaaacagaatattttttcattctgACAAGTAGTTTATGAAATGGATAGAAATGGATTTCTAATccccataaaatattttgaaaaacgttaatgaagtaatgattattgtttgataaattttgtatataatatataagaatatctTATGTATGAGAATATCCAACAGTATTTATACTGTGTATAATtgcaatattacatatacacgtcgatattttttgtaacattGTTTGCAGAGACGAAACGGACACAGATAACTGCAACTCGGTGGTTGTCGTCAGATTTCAGGCGCCAAAATTACatactacacacacacatacataacaatataatatatatatagactatatagagtgtaattgtgtatatacatagtaaaCATACTGCTATAACATTGTGTTTTAttgcacaataaaatatagcacAGTTTAACCTAAATTAGATAGTTTTTGCCCCCTCAacagacaattttaaataaaatgtatgtgtattatatagtaacaaTATCGTAGttgacaaattaatttttatcaacaataatgTGCACGcgaacttaaaaatacataatgcagTTTCGTCGACCTTGGAGCGGTCACGTCGTATAGATTTTCCGAGGCGTCCTTTGTACGGCATCGGCATCGCTACACACACACAGCCATAAAGCAATGACAAGTACCAAGAATTCGATTGTAATTggtatataccaatatatttatatttcagagtaaataataataaaaaaattgtttatattacttttaaaacacaatattatcggAATCGTAAATACCTAGACAGTGCACACGTTATTTAAGTGCCAGGGAAATCTGAACACAGAAACCATattgatgtaaaataataataattgcacgTTCTAAATTCGGTAAAAAACTATGCATTCTTTAAACAGGTGTTAAACGAGCAGTACCGGACGTGGAGTTTTATGACAGTGTAGCatcattcaaaattaataaggaAAATTAAGCTGGTGAGAAGTCGTGTGCCTTTTTGTTTTGCACAGGTTTCACTAGTTCTTTATTAATAACCTAAACAtctaattagaatattaaaagacATCATTTTAAGTTCACAAAACCACGTgtgactttttttattaaattgttgagtaatataatataatcagtaaTCAGTTGCTACTACTTATCTAAGTTCCGAGGTAAACAATAATCTTTGGACCATGACTCGTGaactatttaactttaaagctCATTCTTATAAAGGgattgttttgtatattaatgctACAATAATACACACTGCAGTCTATACAActtcaaaaattacattattggtatgaaattaaaatatatttaagacatttttcaagaaaaacaaaagtatattatatatatatatatatacatagatcatataatataatatacttttttttttattcatattatgatcTTAATAATCAACTATTTGGGGTTTAAACTTTGTATTAAGTAGTAACTATACAACGAAGTTCATCGTATTAAGTGAACtccaataaaacaatattaaaaaacaattattgatgAGCACAATGTTTGGTCAATTATAATTTCCCTTCAATATTCACAAGTAAAACAAAGGATCAAACGTAATTTGGGACAACTgagaatacataaaaaaatataacgtacGTGCTaccccaataataataataataataataataataataataataaaaacaagtgttatatactataacataaaataataattttacgtgCTAATGGAAATCTGCTAAAAAATtgcacataatttaatatataatatatgtcatttatacaaaaatatttttctaaaaacaaaataattcattttttgtttaaaatataataatatttaaaattgaactaatttaactagaaaatatatattttaagttaacaacaaaattgaatcaaatttataaaatatactatatgtacaaatcgataatatataattaatttaattaataaacttagatacaaacaaaaaaaaattgtattataaatttattttattaatactctaGGAAAACAATCCTtaacattattgtttgtttattgatttataaatatataacatagacAAAATATAACGTCTGTATAGCATGTACATGTGACAGGCACAGATATACAAgcggtttaaaaaaaaatatatgtatataattataattttggcaCTTACAACGAGTAATAATGagattaaaagttaattatttttgatttattatgatacactTAAGCGCATCAAAAACATCACTTTTATCCGATAATTGGTGTTTATTTTCATCAGTCGTTTTTTTCttacagaatataataatacgtttatcGTGTATAGACATAAATGGgattttcatttcatattatttcataagttCTATCAGACGTGACTCAAAattctgtattaaaaatattgaccgaacgtcaaaaattaataattgtatcttATATCGTTGCGAGTATCTCGTCTGCGTGTTTAAATCAATGTTCGCATCATATACATGCAgtgttatagttaaatatgaatactCGCAGAAGCGCATTTAGTAATATCACGGACTAGCTGTCGACATTGAACTAAAACTcttaaacatattgtatttgcacctgaaaaaaaaattaacataaaataacagtttttagTCGTAATtgctattatactaatattgcatctgtatgcaaaaaatatgttagttaGAGGAGTGAAACGTATGCTCACTCAAGGACGCATTATGGATGCGATTACTGTGTGCTAACGCGGTACACAACAACacacaaaaattaatcaaagtaTGTTAGAAAATTGACATCTCTGGGTAAAAAATACAGTTAGTTTAGAACGTTGCTAGAATAGTAGATGGCGTTAGTGAGTTACAACTTTGATTCGAGTTCAGTataccatttaaatttaaataatataatataataaacattatacatttatgcatatagaatatttaattactcacCATTGGTCGTTATGTACAGTTTACCCCACTAGTAAGTTCTTGATTATTTGGTCTTCAGCTGTTGACTCTGAAAtcgaataacataaattattttcatttttttgaataatattctgaATTGTAGCAATGCTTATAAATAGACACACAGTACTAttgtaatttacaatacactgttatgaataatgattGTTACAGTATGcgtcaaattaaaatgttattaatgaatatgatACAATATCATTAAGATATGCTTAAGGTATGCAAATATGCACTAATTTTTGGGTTACTTTTGTAACAAGATTAtttggaatattattataatacgtagatacatgttatttcataaatattatactagttgACAACACAAAAATAGGAACCAACGCACATATGCACCTATATTGCCTATACGATACGCCTGATGAAGATACGTAATGAATTACTTTAAACTGTGATCACCCAAGTAGCAAATAGTGCCAAGGACACTATccatataatagaatatgacaatttatatgaatacaataataaaagcgGTTAAAGTATAAGCTATTGACTTACGATTTGGGTTGCTTGTAGGCCGAGTAATTTCTGCAATTTTTGTAGTTGTTGGACTAGAGATCCATTGCTCTCTTCGAGGTTgacaattttctttttgtacTCGCTATTCTCGGAAACAAGAATCTCCACTTTTCTTTCTAACGTATCCATATACTCCTTTTTCTTACGTCGACTTTCTTGCGCTGATATCTgagtaaataaaagtatagtagtaaaaaaaattattgatgaaaTAAATCAGATGCGATAACAgttacagttatattataatataatattccagTGTATGATggtataataatctaaatgaTAGATtaccttatttttaattttccttcggattttttttaacgacttCTCTTCGGCCTTGGTCAATGGCAACCTGGTGGGTATTGGGTAGCCTTCGGCTAGCAGGGTGCGTTTCTCTTCTTCAGTGAGCGTCAGTGCGCCGGTAGATCCTTTCGGCTGACAGCTGATCAAAGGTGTCTGTATGGGCTGCCGGCTACTAGTGATGGTGGAGGCAGTGGCTGACGACGAGGACGACGACAGGAACAACCGCCGAGTGGGCGACGACCGGTGGTGCGGTGATACGTTACCGCCCTCACTATCGCTGGACGTAGATGAAGGTGGCGTAGGTGGAAGTGAAAAACCTACAGATGGGCAAAACACCAGAGCATCGAGTAAGTATGtgcaatataatgtataagtagtcagttcatataaaatataaaatattatgtcgcTTTTATGTGTGCTATTCAGACTACAGGGTAGTTGTGGAAATATATGGTCCTCGCCCACACGAGAGTATGTTTTATCCCTCGTATGCCATTACTCATTATGTGTTACCGTTTACTGGAACAACCATAAAAGTGCAGTATGACGATAATACGtcgtaatacaaatattgtatattatattgtaaaattgtagaAGTAAccgttgtatattatgttgtatattaagtgtgatgtgtataatatatgtatacataaatgtaatttatcatGTTACCTGTGCCATCCATTTTCAGACCGAAGTTTGGGACGATTAATCTATGCGGTTGGTTGAGGAAAGCTCTGGAGGTCAATACAACCGTGGTGGGTTCATTATAACTGGTTTTTTGTACctgtaacatttaaaaatatattttattatgtaaggtATAtagtggttttatttttacaaattgtgtCCATTCACTATTAAATTCAACTGTAGTGTAGATTAAATGGGAAAAAAAGACGAAAATTGACTGTAATGTTGCTAttgaaagtaatatattttatatcattattatacgaataaatcataataataataatagattataatatattattcacagtGTAAACGTGTATGCAAAAtggttttagattttgagcacatcaatctattaatatattgaattcgcaataatgatatatttttttaatcttaaactTCTAAGGTGGTTACTGGTAGACAtttgaatctagttggtacttattaagatattaaatttctCCATACTTTACTTAATCgaaaaaattaacgaaaataaaaaaatattaatgttatacaaaaatgattaacaaaattaattttgttatttttttttttttaatttgaaaacgaGTAAccgttgatatttaaaatattcatgaattatttatattgaaattttttagatgtaattattttaatattgatagtaattaaatttgatttattatttattgtttgatatatGAGACTTTAACATAAGGCTATCAATATTCTAAACAAACAAGGTTCTAGACAATAGGTAAGTACTCTACAGTTCAAAAACTAaactgaatgaaaaaaatgttttttactgTATCGTGTCTCTgtgagaaaaatgtataattttcaattaatttttacttatataatttaaaaattcattcaaAATACAGCAATAAATAACAAGATGAGTAGatttaaatccaaaaatataaaataaataattaactattattttaaacgataatCTAAGaagatcaattttataaattgaatatagataaaatgtcatttagtaataatagttcAATATATTTGCGTCATGTTAAATTAAGTtcacatcaatataatatacataatacaaaagtgacataatgtttattaacgtttaacgatattagtatgttattaaaacatacattttattctgtAAGTCATTGGTTAGATGTCTAAtggaaatactaaatatttcctaagaaaaatatttctgtttacgatttattataattaacaaacatTGAACCGaccaaagtaaaaaaaatttatatacatattatattaaattgattataaccGTCATGTTTAATTgaaatcaacaatttaaactaattggctattcagttattattttgtttttatttaatgtttatttatcaagATAGTAAGATATATAGACATGAatgattagtatattatattaaatttcaagaaatataataaaaacattaagccCAAACACTAATTgctttaattaatcatttgggtttgaatttaaatcgtcgttattttttgtaacaatcatattcattcaaataataatcttttaacttttataaattgttattattacattgtttttCGTGTGTTTgagtatatctataataactatacgcCATTaagcaatttaattatttactttggcatgaaacattttatattgtatagaatttttaatgttaattcatTAGGTTCtacaatattcttatttatttatttatttttacaatttttaaaataattattcatgtttattttacttgctcgtgtcatttttatattagcgAGTGCcaaataatgtttaacatttaataatatttgtgcataataaataattgaaaaagaaaattagttCCTATCAGACTATTTAAttgctattaaaattttaaaatatgttaaacgtGAAAAACGTTTATGAATATTGATTTGTCTTGCCAAAAATAGCTGAaggaattgattttttttgcatcatatataactataaattataatactatataagtaaTCTTATAACTAGTAAATTTTACGAAATACATTAAGCAAgacattatacttttttacggTTAAATCATAATCTATCGAACATCAGGAAACATGACGTCATCAttgcatgtatattatttattgtagctATAGTAATGGGAGCTGGTTACatgtaaatgataattaataaaagtatataaatatataaatatataaatagggatatttgtatatttatatttagatatataaaaaaacctgtaaatatatctatgatattttttctttttaatgatttttcttgaaattattatttgtaataattgcaTACACTATATAGCATTTAGATTTCAGTTTCTCTTTAAAAGTGTTCTAGGTAAATGTATATggtgttttaaatttctatttttaaaaattcataggGCTAACATttactgtaattaaaatatattaagtttgtaaattatcaataaacaataatgtttgagataattaaattatcatcgttgatttcaaatttgttataataaacgtagttttaattattaaaataaatatagataataatttgatttaacggggaattttatttaaataacctaaaatatatttttgtacttatcaacctattgtttttttcgattttcgaAAACTACAAACATTCAATATTTGtccgtacattatattatattagtatggtAAATGTTCActcatatatttgaataagtatgactaatatatttaaaaactaatgttaTAGATTTCATTAtctaatctttttttaatacacgctgatttattactaatacaatttacattatatttgtattattacatttaatactatacattttcagtattaaatatttagcataTAAAACCTTTACAGAATTGTATATTacccatataaaaaatataaaatgttaaattattcgaaaatgctaatttaagatatattttgtcaaattgtaacttaaaaaataaataattttcttctttgaaatgtttgtttgaattattaaaaattgtaataaccataaaaaataaatgatttgttttcGAAATACATTAGCAGGTTCGgttaaaaaatcgatttaaagctattacaataaattatgtaatgtagTATCTGTTGgctattaatattaccttGCCATAATGTCTGGGCGTATCGTCAGACGCAGAACATGGTGATGGAGGGCACGAAGAAGTCTCAACATATTCCTGATCACTCATCGGTTCATCTTTTACTGAAGCCGTGTCTTCTTTGATACTAATCATTTCGATATTACCGGTACGATCACAACTCACTTCATCAAACGTTAGTTTGCAAGTTCCATCTTGACTGCTATCTTCGtccaaatctaaaaattattcataatcataattaataataaaaattgtgttacTTTGTACTTCAAttgaagtaattataatactttaggatataactaaaaaaacattCTTGATAGTCCATTATGAatgaatcaatttaatttaaacttaaaaaggaGTACccttttatacttttacataTGACTCGTatgagaaaaattattaaaaacaaattatgtaagtggataaatgaataatactaatattaaaattataaattataattacagtataatataattatgtatagcaTACAGATTACTGTATACTTGAATAtcgttaaaatagtatttttttggtaGGGTTATTTTATTGCACGCACCTATCATTCTATGTGTTTACAACTAGTAGGTAGTatgaagtaaatataattaaatagataggattttgttgtttaaaattttgaattttttatgtcGCTACCGCTGTTGCTATAGCTTTTTCGTTAAACAGTTATATACTAAACTACGTcacatgtatgatattattatagatttgtatttttatccataACGGTTTccataaaatttatgaaattttgataaaaaaagaagaagtAAATCTCGTGAATGatcaatatagttattactaattacatatttttttccgtgTTCTTTCTGAAATCTGTGagcaaaatcaaatttatagtaGTGATGAAGGGTTACATTACATATATCCAACCCCGAAAATCTGGTTAATGCATATCGCTCATGTATTTTCCAAATTaagttactattaaatatatgcatatatatatatcataataatacctacaaatcatatttaatattttctctaCAGGAATTAATGAAAGGTCGAAATTTTATCCAAGTATACCTACGACATTTTACGACAGGTATGTAGAGTAGTtgggtataaatgtataggtaatgaTATGCTAATTCCCTGAAATATTCCTAAGACTGGGAAAttatcagaaaaataataatatttttatgttgtccATGTTGCAAAATTGAAGTCTCATATTTAACTTAtagtcataaattaaaaatactttatgagcaaatatattatatgagaatAGATAAACTTTTGGCGATGATACTTAAATGTATGCttttctagatttttaatatcgacatgatataaaatactatttcctCAATGGATACTacctatttgtataaattaacttattttcaaagaaataTTCCCAATATGTAAGGGGACAGATTTTCCGAAATATTCCTGGAACGTTCCTCGAGGAACATTCCTAGTGGCACATCACTACGtagctatataatttatatgtgtgtAAAACAAATGACCATTTTCTTTTAGTGGAACACGTAACGGGTTTTGTCTTCCATGACTCACGGCCGTTGCCCCCTCTTCTCCAAAAGCGGTTCACGGTTCTTCTCGCACTATACGACGAGTGCatgcattacattattatcattattattattatattgttccaCGGTACAGAGTATTGTAGGAATGCGGCGAAGAATGCGCCATTTACGCcgatcttatatatatatatgttatatatgc includes the following:
- the LOC113552054 gene encoding cyclic AMP response element-binding protein A-like — protein: MTMSCQDMDALGIYMELKLDPFINDDMKDLWDSDLDQDLGDALRATEDASDWLIGGNGRSNSHVVLHDRLMTDALLGNAPIKAEHSYCTTHGSSESLDAIDLDEDSSQDGTCKLTFDEVSCDRTGNIEMISIKEDTASVKDEPMSDQEYVETSSCPPSPCSASDDTPRHYGKVQKTSYNEPTTVVLTSRAFLNQPHRLIVPNFGLKMDGTGFSLPPTPPSSTSSDSEGGNVSPHHRSSPTRRLFLSSSSSSATASTITSSRQPIQTPLISCQPKGSTGALTLTEEEKRTLLAEGYPIPTRLPLTKAEEKSLKKIRRKIKNKISAQESRRKKKEYMDTLERKVEILVSENSEYKKKIVNLEESNGSLVQQLQKLQKLLGLQATQISQQLKTK